The sequence ACTGCTTCGCCTTGTCCGGTTCGAACTGCACGACGGCACCGAAGTTGTCCTCGTAGCCGTCCTGGGTCTGCACCAGGTTCAGCGAGCCAGGCAGATCCTCCGAGTAACCGATGCCGTTAAAACGGATCTCGGCCAGCTGGGAGCGATCGATGCCGCGCATGATCGCCTCACGCACCGCCTTGTCCTCCAGGTTAGGCGATTCGGAATTCAGCGTGATAAGCGCGTTGGACGGGCGGATAGCCGTACGCACCTCGATGCCCGGCATGTCCTTGACGGACGCCAACCGATCCTTCGACGCGACGCCGGTGGCGTCAATTTCTCCGGCCTTGAAGGCGTTGATGGACGCCTGGGAATCCATGTAGCGGTAGGTGACCTTGTCCAGCACGGGCTTGTCGCCCCACCACTTCTCGTTGGGCACGAAGGTGACGGTGCCCGACTGGAAGTCAGCGTTGTCGACCTTGTACGGGCCCGCGCCCCACTCGGGGTGGAGCTTATTCACGTACGCCTCGTTGAACTTCTCCGCCGAGTCCACCTGGGGCGGCAGCAGGAAGTTAAACAGGCCCTGCCACCAGGGGTATTCGTTCTCGAACGTCACCACGGCCTGCTTTTCGTTCTCACCCCGGGTGACCGACTCGATGAGCTCGTAACCATCGGTGGAGCTGACATTGAGCTCCTTGTTTTCGCCGTTGTTGAACTTCCAGGTGTGCTCGAACGACGTCCAGTCAATGGGGGTGCCGTCGTTGTACTGTGCCTCGTCGCGGATCGTGTAGGTGACTTTGCGCTTGCCGCCCTGCTCCTCATCCTTGATGTCAGAGATGTAGGCGTCGTTGGCGGAGAAGTTGCCCTCGCCGTCGAAAAGCCCAATCTGCGGGTTGTAGTAGCGCCAGATGGTGTTGGTGTACGCAGTGCCGTCAGCCTGGAACGGGTTCTGCTGTTCGGACAATTCGCCCAGGGCGAGGCGCAGCTCGCCGCCCTGTTGCAGGTTCTCCCGGTCCTGCGGGTTGTAGGCGCCGTTGAGCGAGACCTCCACCTGTTCTTCGGCGGCGTCTTGGCCCGAGCTGCAGCCGGACAGGGCGAGGGAGGCGGCGGCCGCGAACGCGGTGGCGGCCTTGTAGATGGTCTTGCGCTGGATATTCATATTGTTAGTGTCCTTTCTGGGGGTCAGGGACGGGGATGGCGGAAAGTAGCTCACGGGTGTACGGGTGCTGTGGGTTGTCGAAGATGCTGTCGACGTCGCCTGCTTCCACGAACTCGCCCTTGTACATCACTGCGACGCGGTCCGAGAGATGGCGAACCACCGACAGGTCGTGCGCCACGAACACGAAGCTGATGCCTAGGCGGCGTTTGAGGTCGTGGAGCAGATTGATGATGCCGGCCTGGATGGATACGTCCAGGGCCGAAACCGGCTCGTCGAGGATGATCACCGACGGGTTGGTCGCCAGCGCGCGGGCGAGGCCGATGCGCTGCCGCTGCCCTCCCGAGAAGTGTCCCGGGAACCGGTCGATGTGATGGGATTCCAGGCCCACCAGCTGCATGAGTTCGGCGATGCGCTTGTCGATGTCGCCTTCGTGCCCGAGCGCATTCAACGGTTCCGCGATGATTTCGCGGATGGTCATGCGCGGATCGAGCGAGCTCATCGGGTCCTGGAAGACCATCTGGATGTTGCGACGCAGCGCGCGGCGTTCCGCGTTTGTCAGCGAGGAGGTATCGGTGCCGGTAACAACGACGGTGCTGCCCTCCGGCGGGTCGAGGTTCATGACCTCCAGCAGGGTCGTCGTCTTGCCGGAGCCCGATTCGCCAACAATGGCGAAACACTCGCCCTGGCGGACCGCGAA is a genomic window of Corynebacterium massiliense DSM 45435 containing:
- a CDS encoding ABC transporter family substrate-binding protein, which gives rise to MNIQRKTIYKAATAFAAAASLALSGCSSGQDAAEEQVEVSLNGAYNPQDRENLQQGGELRLALGELSEQQNPFQADGTAYTNTIWRYYNPQIGLFDGEGNFSANDAYISDIKDEEQGGKRKVTYTIRDEAQYNDGTPIDWTSFEHTWKFNNGENKELNVSSTDGYELIESVTRGENEKQAVVTFENEYPWWQGLFNFLLPPQVDSAEKFNEAYVNKLHPEWGAGPYKVDNADFQSGTVTFVPNEKWWGDKPVLDKVTYRYMDSQASINAFKAGEIDATGVASKDRLASVKDMPGIEVRTAIRPSNALITLNSESPNLEDKAVREAIMRGIDRSQLAEIRFNGIGYSEDLPGSLNLVQTQDGYEDNFGAVVQFEPDKAKQLLDDAGWTAGDDGIREKDGEKLSLRYVLLGDDPTSKAEAGATQKMLRDIGVDLRIEERPASDFSKIASERDFDVFPMGFSMGDPYGVAYFGQIYRSNSELNKSGTGTAELDKKIDELQQIGDKDEQIKRSNELEKEAFKEYGLMPFANGPDMSAVKEGLANLGGYSFAVVPVEDIGWEKGSEQK